A DNA window from Carnobacterium funditum DSM 5970 contains the following coding sequences:
- a CDS encoding cysteine desulfurase: MAFEKIAKLQGSNDVYTLSPDLKKYTLRDNAFEELKTGNFQYLRTLSGDSMVNQEVKLKIVISNDLSKLKIATTTMNGLRAVNIYTGDTFKEIREKHEFIMQEFLNKGIFKKK; encoded by the coding sequence TTGGCATTTGAAAAGATAGCAAAGCTACAAGGTTCAAATGATGTATATACACTTAGTCCTGACTTAAAAAAATATACATTAAGAGATAACGCTTTTGAAGAATTGAAAACAGGCAATTTCCAATATCTTCGCACATTATCTGGTGATTCTATGGTTAACCAAGAAGTAAAGTTGAAGATTGTTATCTCCAATGATTTATCTAAATTAAAAATAGCAACAACTACTATGAATGGTCTTAGAGCCGTTAACATTTATACAGGCGATACTTTTAAAGAAATACGTGAAAAACACGAATTTATTATGCAAGAATTTTTAAACAAAGGAATTTTCAAAAAAAAATAA
- a CDS encoding ribosomal-processing cysteine protease Prp — protein MIHAFLKRNEENNIVSFEVTGHAESGAYGTDIVCAAVSALTIGTTNSLSVLGGFTPLVETNDEVEGGYLYVELPVGITGKQLTTTQILLESLLLSLKSIAEEYPNYVKLNYILD, from the coding sequence ATGATTCATGCATTTTTGAAGCGTAACGAGGAGAACAATATTGTTTCTTTTGAAGTTACAGGTCATGCAGAGTCAGGAGCTTACGGAACTGACATTGTCTGTGCAGCCGTATCAGCTTTAACAATTGGGACAACGAATAGTTTATCTGTTTTGGGTGGATTCACTCCACTGGTTGAAACAAATGATGAAGTCGAAGGTGGATATCTTTATGTTGAATTACCAGTGGGAATCACTGGGAAACAATTGACTACTACGCAGATTCTTTTGGAAAGCCTTCTCTTGTCTTTAAAAAGTATAGCAGAAGAATATCCTAATTATGTCAAATTGAATTACATTTTAGACTAA
- a CDS encoding cysteine desulfurase family protein: MERFYFDYAATSPVHPEVIEVIYDAMKNHFGNASSIHYFGRDSRRIMDNAKMVFARSIGAKPNEIVLTSGGTESDNTAIIETAFAREKEGKHIITTVIEHHAVLRPMEYLETMGFEVTYLPVNKFGMIDLQDLKEALREDTILVSIMYGNNEVGSILNIESVGKIIKESLSTAYFHTDAVQAYGLETINVKKDFIDLLSTSSHKINGPKGIGFIYISETIHLPSFMLGGEQEMERRAGTENIPAIAGFQKAVEIAQLKKNTRKKDYQNFSNHLLYRLKEGGVEFEINGHPDNRLLHIINIWFKDVSSEQLLLLMDLAGIAISAGSACTAGNINPSHVLMAMYGEKSQRVNESVRISFGIETTIELIDHLADELIRVTTKLKK; encoded by the coding sequence ATGGAAAGATTTTATTTTGACTACGCTGCAACTAGTCCAGTACATCCAGAAGTAATAGAAGTTATTTATGATGCGATGAAAAATCATTTTGGTAATGCTTCTAGTATTCACTATTTTGGAAGAGATAGCCGGCGAATTATGGATAATGCCAAAATGGTATTTGCTCGAAGTATTGGCGCTAAACCAAATGAAATTGTTCTAACAAGCGGTGGAACAGAGAGTGATAATACAGCTATTATAGAGACCGCATTTGCTCGAGAAAAAGAAGGCAAACACATCATCACAACAGTCATTGAACACCATGCCGTTTTAAGACCAATGGAGTATTTGGAAACGATGGGATTTGAAGTTACCTATCTTCCTGTTAATAAGTTTGGCATGATTGACTTACAAGATTTAAAGGAAGCATTAAGAGAAGATACCATTTTAGTTTCTATTATGTATGGAAACAATGAAGTAGGATCAATATTGAATATTGAATCAGTCGGGAAGATCATTAAGGAAAGCCTATCTACGGCGTATTTTCATACAGATGCTGTTCAAGCATATGGATTAGAAACAATAAATGTGAAAAAAGACTTCATCGACTTGTTATCCACTTCGAGTCATAAAATAAATGGACCTAAAGGAATTGGATTTATATATATAAGTGAGACTATCCATTTGCCAAGTTTTATGCTTGGTGGAGAACAAGAGATGGAACGCAGAGCAGGAACGGAAAATATTCCCGCAATAGCTGGATTCCAAAAAGCGGTAGAAATCGCACAATTAAAAAAAAACACACGTAAAAAAGATTATCAAAATTTTAGTAACCATTTGTTGTATCGCTTAAAAGAGGGTGGTGTTGAATTTGAAATAAATGGTCATCCTGACAACAGATTATTGCATATCATCAATATCTGGTTCAAAGATGTCTCATCAGAACAATTATTGCTCTTAATGGACTTAGCTGGCATTGCTATCTCTGCTGGATCAGCTTGTACAGCCGGAAATATTAATCCTAGTCATGTTCTAATGGCTATGTATGGTGAAAAAAGTCAGAGGGTAAACGAATCTGTTAGAATTAGTTTTGGAATAGAAACAACTATAGAATTGATTGATCATTTAGCAGATGAATTAATTAGAGTAACAACAAAATTAAAAAAATAA
- the gshAB gene encoding bifunctional glutamate--cysteine ligase GshA/glutathione synthetase GshB produces the protein MKTIKENIKELKINHAFYKAIYGIEKEGLRVLNTSTLSLTEHSTQFGNRSFHPYIQTDFSESQLELITPPLNSISETNRWLSAIHDVVLRTISKDEFIWPMSMPVVLPEESIIPIANLDSEKDVAYRKHLADKYGKNKQMLSGVHYNFELDKEMIKQLYLNQTEYVDLVHFQSSLYLKLARNFLRYRWVLTYLLSAAPVADSSFFKNKKCEIDPPKKYIRSIRSSHFGYANSEDVSISFETVEKYVENLETAVNEGMLSEEKEFYSGVRLRGTKKAREMLQEGISYVELRIFDLNPFDAFGISEQDMQFIHLFCMLMIWKDESATMEEVEKGKEMSEIVALENPFEATQYHKEGMDLINQMFEMIQETNGSLTQTNCIQHAKEQFEKPETTIAARMVEGIENNGTYLSFGMQLAEKYKKESLEKPYMVRGFSNMELSTQLLIFDAIQKGLIVEILDETEQFLKLSYKDHVEYVKNANMTSKDQYIAPLIMENKTVTKKILAAKGFNVPAGEEYHNKKEAEENYWLYKTKGIVIKPKSTNYGIGISIFKEGADLDDYQSALDFAFKEDSTILVEEFIEGTEYRFFVLDGQVAAILLRTPANVIGDGEHTIKELVAEKNKNPLRGTNHRAPLEAIQLDEIEQLMLKEQGYTIDSIPKKDIQVYLRENSNMSTGGDSTDVTDIIDDSYKKAAIEMTEAVGARVCGVDLIIPDYTHISTKEAPGYTVIEANFNPAMHMHAYVSKGQGRPLTMGILKMLFPEII, from the coding sequence ATGAAGACAATTAAAGAAAATATAAAAGAACTTAAAATAAATCACGCTTTTTATAAAGCTATTTATGGTATAGAAAAAGAAGGGTTACGGGTTTTGAATACGAGTACACTGTCTTTAACTGAACACTCAACTCAATTTGGAAACCGTTCATTCCATCCGTATATTCAAACCGATTTTAGTGAATCACAATTAGAATTAATTACTCCACCACTTAACTCCATTAGTGAAACTAATAGATGGTTAAGTGCGATTCATGATGTTGTACTAAGAACTATTTCTAAGGATGAATTTATTTGGCCGATGAGTATGCCAGTTGTTTTACCTGAAGAATCTATTATACCTATAGCAAACTTAGATAGTGAAAAAGATGTAGCCTACCGTAAACATTTAGCGGATAAGTATGGTAAAAATAAACAGATGTTGAGCGGAGTTCATTATAATTTTGAACTTGATAAAGAAATGATAAAACAATTGTATTTAAATCAAACGGAGTATGTAGATCTCGTTCATTTTCAATCCTCTCTTTATTTAAAATTAGCAAGGAATTTTTTGCGTTATCGATGGGTTTTAACCTATTTATTAAGTGCTGCACCTGTTGCAGATTCTTCCTTCTTTAAGAATAAAAAATGTGAAATAGACCCTCCAAAAAAATACATTAGAAGTATTCGTAGTAGCCACTTTGGTTATGCTAATTCAGAGGATGTATCTATTTCATTTGAGACGGTTGAAAAGTATGTTGAAAATTTAGAAACAGCTGTAAACGAAGGTATGTTATCTGAAGAAAAAGAGTTTTATTCAGGTGTACGTTTAAGAGGAACCAAGAAAGCTCGTGAGATGCTGCAGGAAGGTATTTCTTATGTAGAATTAAGAATTTTTGATTTGAACCCTTTTGATGCTTTTGGGATATCTGAACAAGATATGCAGTTCATTCATTTGTTTTGTATGCTAATGATTTGGAAAGATGAGTCAGCAACAATGGAAGAAGTTGAAAAAGGAAAAGAAATGAGCGAGATAGTTGCTTTAGAAAATCCTTTTGAGGCTACTCAGTACCATAAAGAAGGAATGGATCTTATAAATCAAATGTTTGAAATGATTCAAGAAACTAATGGTTCGCTTACTCAAACTAACTGTATTCAGCATGCCAAAGAACAATTCGAAAAACCAGAAACGACAATAGCCGCTCGAATGGTAGAAGGTATTGAAAACAATGGAACCTATTTGTCTTTTGGGATGCAATTAGCTGAAAAATATAAAAAAGAATCTCTTGAAAAACCTTACATGGTAAGAGGGTTTTCAAATATGGAATTATCAACTCAATTGCTTATTTTTGATGCCATTCAAAAAGGTTTAATAGTAGAAATTTTAGATGAAACAGAACAATTTTTAAAATTGAGTTATAAAGACCACGTTGAGTATGTGAAAAATGCTAACATGACATCAAAAGATCAGTATATCGCTCCTTTAATTATGGAGAACAAAACGGTTACGAAAAAAATACTTGCTGCCAAAGGGTTTAATGTACCAGCAGGGGAAGAATACCATAATAAAAAAGAGGCTGAAGAAAATTATTGGCTGTATAAAACTAAAGGGATCGTGATAAAGCCTAAATCGACTAATTATGGCATCGGTATCTCTATATTTAAAGAAGGCGCTGATTTAGATGATTATCAATCAGCTTTAGACTTTGCCTTTAAAGAAGATTCGACTATTTTAGTAGAAGAATTCATTGAAGGAACAGAATACCGCTTTTTTGTTCTAGATGGTCAAGTAGCAGCAATATTATTGCGCACGCCTGCCAATGTAATTGGAGATGGAGAACACACAATAAAGGAATTAGTCGCAGAAAAAAATAAAAATCCATTACGTGGAACGAATCACCGTGCGCCACTTGAAGCGATTCAATTAGACGAGATTGAACAATTAATGTTAAAAGAACAAGGATATACTATAGATAGTATCCCTAAAAAAGATATCCAAGTATACTTGCGTGAAAACTCCAATATGAGTACAGGTGGAGACTCCACTGACGTGACGGATATCATTGATGACTCTTATAAAAAAGCAGCGATAGAAATGACCGAAGCAGTAGGCGCAAGGGTTTGTGGAGTAGATTTAATAATTCCAGATTATACTCATATCTCTACAAAAGAAGCTCCGGGATATACTGTCATTGAAGCGAATTTTAATCCTGCAATGCATATGCATGCCTATGTATCAAAAGGACAAGGGCGACCATTAACAATGGGCATTTTGAAGATGCTTTTTCCAGAAATAATTTAA
- a CDS encoding universal stress protein, giving the protein MLQQYNRILVAIDGSKEAELAFKKGVQVAVRNNATLILAHVIDTRAFQSISTFDGSMAEKAKEQATTTLEEYVRYAKNHRVADISYSIEYGSPKVLIAKQIPEDKNIDLILLGATGLNAVERIFIGSVSEYVIRHASCDVLIVRTGLDNIPES; this is encoded by the coding sequence ATGTTACAACAGTATAATCGGATTTTGGTTGCTATTGACGGTTCAAAAGAAGCTGAACTTGCTTTTAAAAAAGGTGTACAAGTTGCTGTACGAAATAATGCTACTTTAATTTTAGCACATGTAATTGATACTAGAGCTTTTCAGAGTATTTCAACCTTTGATGGTTCTATGGCTGAAAAAGCTAAGGAACAAGCTACTACAACTTTAGAAGAATATGTTCGCTATGCTAAGAATCACCGAGTTGCAGATATTAGTTACTCTATTGAATATGGTTCACCAAAAGTTTTAATCGCAAAACAAATACCGGAAGACAAAAATATTGACTTAATTCTTTTAGGAGCAACCGGTTTAAATGCTGTTGAACGTATTTTTATAGGTTCCGTTTCAGAGTATGTTATTAGACACGCTTCATGTGATGTATTAATTGTTAGAACTGGTTTAGATAATATTCCGGAATCATAA
- a CDS encoding haloacid dehalogenase: MKESSTFEQVQAFHEVFNQPKNTSPTALVPQEALHRAAFSTEEILEFLYASVKGDLSSFEKIVFQWEQSVVKTITKIKMENKEVKSTLVGQVDALIDANYFNYGSFVLMGVDPRPISTIVHEANMGKRFPDGKPHYRISDGKVLKPKDWEQLYAPEKKIKTEIERQIKEKRGNI; encoded by the coding sequence ATGAAGGAATCATCTACATTTGAACAAGTACAAGCATTCCATGAAGTTTTTAATCAACCAAAAAATACTAGTCCGACAGCACTAGTGCCACAAGAAGCGTTACACCGTGCGGCATTTTCAACAGAAGAAATATTAGAATTTTTGTATGCAAGTGTAAAAGGGGACTTATCGTCATTTGAAAAAATCGTTTTCCAATGGGAACAGTCTGTTGTTAAAACGATTACTAAAATAAAAATGGAAAATAAAGAAGTCAAGTCGACTTTAGTCGGGCAAGTTGATGCATTGATAGATGCGAACTATTTTAATTATGGTTCGTTTGTTTTAATGGGTGTAGATCCAAGACCTATTTCAACTATTGTGCATGAGGCTAATATGGGGAAACGATTTCCTGATGGAAAGCCTCATTATCGAATATCAGATGGCAAAGTATTAAAACCAAAAGATTGGGAACAACTATATGCTCCAGAAAAAAAAATCAAAACTGAAATTGAAAGACAAATCAAAGAAAAAAGAGGGAACATATAG
- a CDS encoding amino acid ABC transporter permease, with translation MNLINDIMPTLINGLGTTMRLFIIIFVLTIPLGFLVACIRIYSPRFLSWVIQLYIYVMRGTPLLLQLMIVFFGLPLIGITFDRFTAAIIAFGLNYTAYYAEIFRGGIISVPQGQFEAIRVLGIGRIQGFRRIIIPQVLRTVLPSVGNEVISLVKDTSLVYILGLGELLRAGQIAANTYASLLPFVAVGIIYLFITGIITIILLIVEKKFNF, from the coding sequence ATGAATCTAATTAATGATATTATGCCTACTTTAATTAATGGTCTAGGTACAACAATGCGTCTTTTTATTATTATCTTTGTTCTAACAATCCCTCTAGGCTTTTTAGTTGCGTGTATACGAATTTATTCTCCACGATTCCTTTCTTGGGTTATTCAACTGTATATCTATGTTATGCGTGGTACGCCCTTATTATTACAGTTGATGATTGTATTTTTTGGTCTTCCGTTAATTGGAATTACATTTGATCGGTTTACAGCAGCTATTATTGCATTCGGTTTGAACTACACAGCCTATTATGCGGAGATATTTAGAGGTGGAATCATATCCGTGCCACAAGGGCAATTTGAAGCAATTAGAGTTTTGGGAATTGGTAGAATACAAGGCTTTAGAAGAATTATTATTCCACAAGTTTTACGTACGGTCCTTCCTTCTGTCGGGAACGAAGTTATATCACTAGTAAAAGATACGTCACTGGTCTATATCCTAGGACTTGGAGAGTTATTGAGAGCCGGACAGATTGCAGCAAACACCTATGCTTCACTACTGCCTTTTGTAGCAGTTGGAATCATTTATCTCTTTATCACAGGAATAATCACAATTATTTTGCTTATTGTTGAAAAGAAATTTAATTTTTGA
- a CDS encoding amino acid ABC transporter ATP-binding protein, whose product MLLKALGVTKTFNKMKVINNFDFTISHGEIISLVGESGTGKTTFMRLLTDLEEADTGTISINGDYLCKMTTEKKTHYTSKKERNRYGNKIGLVFQDYQLFPNLNVIQNCIEAPVQKKLMTIKEATIKAESLLKQMNLLDKKDSYPKTLSGGQQQRAAIARAMMLSPEILCFDEPTSALDRHSSNGVGEMIQKIAATGTGILIVTHDIEFAEKFSTRNISSDTFI is encoded by the coding sequence ATGTTGTTGAAAGCACTAGGAGTCACTAAAACGTTCAATAAAATGAAAGTAATAAATAACTTCGATTTTACAATAAGTCATGGAGAAATTATTTCTTTAGTAGGTGAATCAGGAACAGGCAAAACAACGTTTATGAGACTGTTGACTGATCTTGAAGAAGCGGATACAGGTACAATTTCAATAAATGGTGATTACCTTTGTAAAATGACGACTGAAAAAAAAACTCACTACACTTCAAAGAAAGAGAGAAATCGATATGGCAACAAAATTGGATTGGTTTTTCAAGACTACCAATTATTTCCTAATTTAAATGTCATACAAAATTGTATTGAAGCGCCTGTGCAAAAAAAGTTAATGACAATAAAAGAAGCGACAATAAAAGCTGAAAGTTTACTAAAACAAATGAATTTATTAGACAAAAAAGACTCATACCCAAAAACTTTGTCAGGTGGCCAACAACAAAGAGCAGCAATTGCACGCGCAATGATGTTAAGTCCAGAAATACTTTGTTTCGATGAACCAACATCAGCATTAGATCGCCATTCTTCAAATGGAGTTGGTGAGATGATACAAAAGATAGCTGCTACAGGAACAGGGATATTGATTGTTACTCACGACATTGAGTTTGCAGAAAAATTTAGTACAAGAAATATCTCTTCAGATACTTTTATTTAA
- the rplU gene encoding 50S ribosomal protein L21, protein MYAIIKTGGKQIKVEVGQAIYIEKLDIDAGETVIFDEVILVGGEETKVGVPTIDGAVVEGTVEKHGLQKKVTTFVYKRRKDSHRKQGHRQPYTKVMINAINA, encoded by the coding sequence ATGTACGCAATTATTAAAACAGGTGGAAAACAAATTAAAGTTGAAGTGGGCCAAGCAATCTATATTGAAAAATTAGATATTGATGCTGGTGAAACAGTTATATTTGATGAAGTTATCTTAGTAGGTGGCGAAGAAACAAAAGTTGGTGTTCCAACTATTGATGGAGCTGTTGTTGAAGGTACAGTTGAAAAACATGGTCTTCAAAAGAAAGTTACGACTTTTGTATACAAACGCAGAAAAGACTCACATCGTAAACAAGGACATCGTCAACCTTATACAAAAGTTATGATTAATGCAATCAACGCATAA
- the rpmA gene encoding 50S ribosomal protein L27, whose amino-acid sequence MLKMNLQFFAHKKGGGSTTNGRDSQSKRLGSKRADGQTVTGGSILYRQRGTKIYPGTNVGIGGDDTLFAKVDGVVRFERKGRDKKQVSVYPVAQ is encoded by the coding sequence ATGTTGAAAATGAATTTACAGTTCTTTGCCCATAAAAAAGGGGGCGGATCTACAACTAACGGTCGTGATTCTCAATCTAAACGTTTAGGTTCTAAACGTGCAGATGGTCAAACTGTTACTGGCGGATCAATTTTATACCGTCAACGCGGTACTAAAATCTACCCAGGTACTAACGTGGGAATTGGTGGAGATGACACTTTATTTGCTAAAGTTGATGGCGTTGTTCGTTTCGAACGTAAAGGCCGCGACAAAAAGCAAGTATCTGTTTACCCAGTTGCTCAATAA
- a CDS encoding class I SAM-dependent methyltransferase — protein MSQKEIERLFSGLDTSVQLLQKELGVSYLEGLSETGENIIDGKKATQENKYPSDQTVKMLTELYQELPLDNMEPEEIRKSFQLALLKGAKSDQVQANHQMTPDAIGFILSYLIEKVIDIDIKKIRLLDPAVGTGNLLSTIYNGLTLKEIEVEAEGIDNDDLLLSLALINTELQGQRVKLTHQDALTDLLIDPVDIVVSDLPVGFYPIDKNAKRFKASAPEGHSYAHHLFIEQSIYYLKNNGYGVFLVPTQLFETKESAALTKIIQSEAYLQGMLHLPKELFKSEKSRKSILLIQKKGDKAKQVKQVLLAQIPDFKNQTSMHHFMQEVENWKQENIKNEK, from the coding sequence GTGTCTCAAAAAGAAATCGAACGTTTATTTTCAGGATTAGATACTTCCGTTCAATTGTTACAGAAAGAATTAGGTGTTTCATATTTAGAAGGACTTTCTGAGACAGGTGAAAATATTATTGATGGAAAGAAGGCAACGCAAGAAAATAAGTATCCTTCAGACCAAACAGTAAAAATGCTGACGGAACTTTATCAAGAATTGCCTCTAGATAATATGGAACCTGAAGAGATAAGAAAAAGTTTTCAATTAGCGCTGTTAAAAGGTGCGAAAAGTGACCAAGTGCAAGCGAATCATCAGATGACACCTGATGCTATTGGATTTATATTATCCTATTTAATTGAAAAGGTTATTGATATAGATATAAAAAAAATACGTCTACTTGATCCGGCAGTTGGAACAGGGAATTTATTGTCTACCATTTATAATGGATTGACTTTAAAAGAAATTGAGGTTGAAGCTGAAGGAATAGACAATGATGATTTATTGTTGTCATTGGCTCTTATTAATACAGAACTTCAAGGGCAAAGAGTAAAATTAACTCACCAAGATGCGCTGACAGACTTACTTATCGATCCAGTAGATATTGTGGTCAGTGATTTACCAGTAGGTTTTTATCCGATAGATAAGAATGCTAAACGTTTTAAGGCGAGTGCACCTGAAGGACACTCATACGCGCATCATTTATTTATTGAACAAAGTATCTATTACCTGAAAAATAATGGTTACGGAGTGTTTTTAGTCCCTACACAACTATTTGAAACAAAAGAATCAGCTGCATTAACTAAAATAATTCAATCCGAAGCTTATCTTCAAGGCATGCTTCACTTACCAAAAGAATTGTTTAAATCTGAGAAGTCAAGAAAATCTATTCTTTTAATTCAAAAAAAAGGAGATAAAGCAAAACAAGTAAAACAAGTTTTGTTAGCTCAGATACCTGATTTTAAAAACCAAACCTCTATGCATCATTTTATGCAAGAAGTTGAAAATTGGAAACAAGAAAATATAAAAAATGAGAAATAA
- a CDS encoding acetate/propionate family kinase produces MSKTIAINAGSSSLKFTLYEMPAEEEIVSGIIERVGLKNSVFTTKYNGEKYKVVEDIKNHEIAIHMVLDKLIELNVIKNYEEITGVGHRVVAGGEIFKDSALVTDEVIAQIEGLAEFAPLHNPANATGIKAFKKLLPNITSVAVFDTSFHASMPEENYLYSIPMSYYKDFAARKYGAHGTSHKYVSERAAEMLGKPLEDLKLITCHLGNGGSITAVKEGKSLDTSMGFTPLAGITMGTRSGDIDASILPFLMNKLGLSDINEMVYILNNKSGLLGLSGVSSDMRDVEDAAEAGNEQAQIALDIFYNRVQKYIGQYFALLNGADAIVFTAGIGENSPETRQIIIDGINWFGAEIDEEANKVRGKERIISTTDSKVKVLLIPTDEEIVIARDVERLRK; encoded by the coding sequence ATGTCAAAAACAATCGCAATAAACGCAGGAAGTTCTAGTTTAAAGTTTACTCTTTACGAAATGCCAGCAGAAGAAGAAATTGTTTCAGGAATTATTGAAAGAGTTGGTCTAAAAAATTCTGTATTTACAACTAAATACAATGGCGAAAAATATAAAGTAGTTGAGGATATCAAAAATCATGAAATCGCAATACACATGGTTTTAGATAAATTAATCGAATTAAATGTAATTAAAAATTATGAAGAAATTACAGGTGTCGGTCATCGTGTGGTTGCTGGGGGTGAAATTTTTAAAGATTCAGCTCTTGTCACTGATGAAGTAATCGCTCAAATTGAAGGCTTGGCAGAATTTGCGCCCTTACACAATCCTGCAAATGCTACAGGAATTAAAGCATTTAAAAAATTATTGCCAAATATCACTAGTGTAGCAGTATTTGATACATCATTTCATGCGTCTATGCCAGAAGAAAACTACTTATATAGTATTCCAATGAGTTATTATAAAGATTTTGCAGCCCGTAAATACGGAGCTCATGGTACATCTCACAAATATGTTTCAGAACGCGCAGCTGAAATGCTTGGTAAACCATTAGAAGATCTTAAACTCATTACTTGTCATTTAGGAAATGGCGGTTCTATTACAGCTGTTAAAGAGGGTAAATCACTTGACACATCAATGGGCTTTACTCCTCTAGCAGGGATTACTATGGGAACGCGTTCAGGTGATATTGATGCTTCTATATTGCCATTTTTAATGAATAAATTAGGTCTTAGTGACATTAATGAAATGGTTTATATTTTGAATAATAAATCTGGATTATTAGGTCTTTCTGGTGTTTCTAGTGATATGCGTGATGTAGAAGATGCAGCAGAAGCAGGAAATGAACAAGCACAAATAGCTTTAGATATTTTTTATAACCGTGTACAAAAATATATTGGTCAGTATTTTGCCTTATTGAATGGTGCAGATGCGATTGTCTTTACAGCAGGGATTGGAGAAAATTCTCCTGAAACACGCCAAATTATTATTGATGGTATAAATTGGTTTGGAGCAGAAATTGATGAAGAAGCAAATAAAGTACGAGGTAAAGAACGTATTATCTCTACTACCGATTCAAAAGTAAAGGTATTGTTAATTCCAACAGATGAAGAAATTGTTATCGCACGTGATGTAGAAAGATTACGTAAGTAA
- a CDS encoding replication-associated recombination protein A, producing MNKPLAFRMRPTSINQVIGQSHLVGPGKIIQRMVDAKMLSSMILYGPPGIGKTSIASAIAGSTRYAFRILNAATDTKKDLQIVAEEAKMSGSVILLLDEVHRLDKPKQDFLLPHLESGRIILIGATTENPYISISPAIRSRAQIFELKPLSIENIQLALTSALEDKERGLGNYTVNITDEATLHLSRTTNGDLRSSLNGLELAVKSTNPDENGIIQITLDIVEECIQRKALTHDKDGDAHYDVISALQKSIRGSDVNASLHYLGRLIEAGDLPIIARRLMVIAYEDIGLANPSAAQRTVTAIHASERLGFPEAKIPLATAVIDLCLSPKSNSSVVAIDAALQDIRSGKSGDVPDHLRDSHYKGAKNLGRGLTYKYPHSYPEAWVDQQYLPDKLKKSIYYHPNHTGKYEDALARQYNKINQKKE from the coding sequence ATGAATAAACCTTTAGCATTCCGGATGCGTCCTACAAGCATCAATCAAGTTATTGGACAAAGTCATTTAGTAGGGCCTGGAAAAATCATTCAACGGATGGTTGATGCAAAAATGCTGTCTTCCATGATTTTATATGGACCTCCAGGTATTGGTAAAACAAGTATTGCTAGCGCTATTGCAGGTTCCACTCGATATGCTTTTCGGATATTAAATGCTGCTACTGATACTAAAAAGGATTTACAAATTGTTGCTGAAGAAGCAAAGATGAGTGGTTCGGTGATTCTTTTGCTTGATGAGGTTCATCGTCTAGACAAACCTAAACAAGATTTTTTGCTGCCCCACTTAGAAAGTGGTCGAATCATTTTAATTGGCGCAACAACTGAGAATCCTTATATATCTATCAGTCCTGCTATCAGAAGTAGAGCTCAGATTTTTGAATTAAAACCTCTTTCTATAGAAAATATACAACTAGCTTTAACTTCTGCTCTTGAAGATAAAGAACGTGGCTTAGGTAATTATACTGTTAATATTACAGATGAAGCTACCTTACACCTTTCAAGAACAACTAATGGCGATTTAAGGAGTTCTCTTAATGGATTGGAACTAGCAGTTAAATCAACTAATCCCGATGAGAATGGGATAATTCAAATCACTCTAGATATTGTAGAAGAATGTATTCAACGAAAAGCATTGACTCATGATAAAGACGGAGACGCTCATTATGACGTTATTTCAGCATTACAGAAATCTATTCGTGGCAGCGATGTAAATGCTTCTTTGCATTACTTAGGCCGTCTAATAGAAGCCGGTGATCTGCCTATTATTGCTAGAAGATTAATGGTGATTGCCTACGAAGATATTGGGCTAGCTAATCCATCTGCTGCTCAAAGGACTGTCACAGCTATCCATGCTTCCGAAAGACTTGGTTTTCCAGAAGCCAAAATTCCATTAGCTACTGCGGTTATCGACTTGTGCCTTTCACCAAAGTCAAATTCTTCAGTCGTTGCAATTGATGCAGCTTTACAGGATATACGTTCTGGAAAAAGTGGAGATGTGCCTGATCATTTAAGAGACTCTCATTATAAAGGTGCAAAAAATTTAGGTCGTGGTTTAACTTATAAATACCCTCATAGCTATCCAGAAGCATGGGTAGATCAGCAATATCTACCAGATAAATTAAAAAAATCTATTTATTATCACCCTAACCACACTGGGAAATATGAAGATGCATTAGCACGTCAATACAATAAGATCAACCAAAAAAAAGAATAA